A single Corticium candelabrum chromosome 16, ooCorCand1.1, whole genome shotgun sequence DNA region contains:
- the LOC134192071 gene encoding uncharacterized protein LOC134192071 has translation MFKEAVLDSKSQAPPTHPILFDKIDGYLIRAMSLKCQGAAGPSGLDAAAWRRLCTGFKVLSRNLCDSIASTTRRIATQFIDPSGISALVACRLIPLDKRPGVRPIGVCETLRRIISKAVLSVVKSDILNVAGPLQLCAGQNVGCEAAIHAIRGIYDEDETEAVLFVDATNAFNTLNRQVALANISVNCPAIFPILANTYRQPSSLFVGGETLLSSEGTTQGDPLAMPMYALATIPLLKSVQTNGTKQVWYADDAAAGGSLDCLHKWWNRLVDLGAMFGYLPNPKKSWLLVKSGNIDKATHLFENTNINITTEGQKYLGAAIGNKDFCNNFLQEKVTNWKLQVERLSCIAQTQPQAAHSIFTRGLIGRWKFALRTNENFAAYLNPLEEALRSKLIPAITNRSTPGDKMRRLFALPPRLGGLGIVDPRSLTCELEYSKLICAPLVNRIVQQETNLDNVPTKQNSMKASIRQQKHLAQKSHSEITVNDLSVELKRSVELACEKGAFCWLTAIPLEQHGFTLHKSAFWDALCLRYGWHPSNLPDICPCGSKFSVDHSLSCPTGGYPSIRHNEVRDLFTNLLTEVCHDVHKEPVLQPLNGEVFQKRCTTSDENARLDIAVSGFWGGHFQRTFFDVRVFNPNASSYKSVQIPSLYKRQEQEKKRRYEERINNVELSSFTPIILACTGGCSKLTSIFLKRLASLLSEKHHTEYSTTINWLRCRLSFALLRACVMCLRGCRSKLHRTSRDFNILLEAAESRL, from the coding sequence ATGTTTAAGGAAGCTGTCCTGGACTCCAAATCTCAGGCACCTCCTACACATCCCATTCTCTTCGACAAGATTGATGGCTATCTCATTCGTGCCATGTCACTTAAATGCCAGGGTGCTGCAGGTCCATCAGGCTTAGATGCGGCTGCATGGAGGCGTTTGTGCACTGGATTCAAAGTCTTGTCTAGAAATCTCTGTGACTCAATAGCTTCAACAACTCGCAGGATTGCAACGCAGTTTATCGACCCGAGTGGGATTTCGGCTCTGGTTGCTTGCCGGCTAATACCCCTGGACAAGAGACCTGGTGTCAGACCAATTGGAGTTTGTGAAACACTTCGTAGAATAATTAGCAAGGCTGTCCTGAGTGTGGTAAAGTCAGATATTTTGAACGTAGCCGGACCCCTACAACTCTGTGCTGGTCAGAACGTCGGATGCGAGGCTGCCATACACGCTATTCGAGGTATttatgatgaagatgaaacaGAGGCCGTGCTATTTGTAGAcgcaaccaatgctttcaatacTTTGAACCGTCAAGTTGCTCTGGCTAACATATCTGTCAACTGCCCAGCCATCTTTCCAATCTTGGCCAACACGTATCGACAACcttcttcattgtttgtagGTGGAGAAACGTTGCTTTCTAGTGAAGGAACAACTCAAGGAGATCCCTTAGCGATGCCAATGTATGCTCTGGCCACAATTCCACTTCTAAAGAGTGTGCAGACGAATGGTACAAAGCAGGTATGGTATGCAGATGATGCAGCTGCTGGAGGCTCGCTAGACTGTCTACATAAATGGTGGAACAGGTTGGTTGACTTAGGTGCTATGTTTGGGTATCTTCCAAATCCCAAAAAGTCATGGTTGCTAGTGAAATCAGGAAATATTGACAAAGCTACACATCTCTTTGAAAATaccaatatcaacattactaCAGAAGGACAAAAGTACCTTGGAGCTGCTATTGGAAACAAAGATTTCTGCAATAACTTCCTGCAAGAAAAGGTGACCAATTGGAAGTTACAAGTAGAGCGACTCAGTTGCATTGCCCAAACTCAACCACAAGCTGCTCACTCGATATTCACACGGGGTCTGATTGGACGCTGGAAATTTGCACTCAGAACCAATGAAAACTTTGCAGCGTACCTTAATCCTCTGGAGGAGGCGTTACGATCCAAACTGATTCCCGCCATAACCAATAGAAGTACTCCAGGAGACAAGATGAGAAGGCTTTTTGCATTACCACCTCGACTAGGCGGCCTTGGAATTGTAGATCCACGTTCGTTGACTTGTGAGCTGGAATACTCAAAGTTAATTTGTGCGCCACTGGTCAACCGaattgtgcaacaagaaacaaacctgGATAACGTTCCTACCAAGCAGAATTCTATGAAAGCTAGCATTCGCCAGCAAAAacatctagcacaaaagtCTCATTCTGAAATCACTGTCAATGATCTATCTGTGGAATTGAAACGTTCAGTTGAATTGGCCTGTGAGAAGGGTGCCTTCTGCTGGCTGACCGCAATCCCACTAGAGCAACACGGattcactttgcacaaatctgCGTTTTGGGATGCCCTGTGCCTCAGATACGGTTGGCATCCGTCCAACCTCCCAGACATATGTCCATGTGGATCTAAATTCTCAGTAGAtcactctctgtcatgtccaacaggaggataccccagcatccgccataacgaggtccgcgatttatttaccaacttgttgacagaggtttgccacgatgtacacaaagagcccgttctgcaacctctcaacggcgaggtgtttcaaaaacgctgtactacctctgacgaaaatgccagacttgatattgctgtcagtggattttggggtgggcacttccaacgaactttctttgacgtcagggtcttcaaccctaatgcctcatcctacaaatcagtgcagatcccgtcattatataaacggcaggaacaagagaagaaaaggcgatacgaggaacgaattaataacgtggagctttcatcgttcacgccaatcattttagcatgcactggaggatgcagtaaactgacgtctatttttttgaaaagactagcctcacttttatcggaaaagcaccacaccgagtacagcacaactatcaactggctgagatgtcgactgtcatttgcactccttcgggcctgcgtgatgtgtttgcgaggatgcaggtccaagcttcacagaacctcaagggacttcaacattctgctggaagcagcagaaagtagattatag
- the LOC134191787 gene encoding uncharacterized protein LOC134191787: MTKCCWCNSSGRCKNCRCAKRGVECKNCNPRNHGRCMNGKSSPLSHDSKNASKSSVSRSGSCDSLSSNKIPMDQPVTTTLVCDTRESLEVSRRSQTPMSYSEALQKDLTQCSSQKRQSQSLCSDKQMSTASTPLQQTNPSNAFPTSYGTALDYSGHSPSRSVLVAETVESMRNASLRARRIVSMNDRELGSSKSPVQVEEAPPVISAETGTAYQSVTQQEVVLHEASQDQSSDAIDLPAIPQYRVLLPPNFNWGDVPGADIKDQIDQAYREVVHWKRNLFQVPYGSSGGHFVSELTRLFYAFANESDLESVAITAAMLMPHLLLQRPHTRSSVQQNSSCLSRRLETWKKGDIGGLIAEGRTIQSHL; the protein is encoded by the coding sequence ATGACCAAGTGCTGCTGGTGTAACAGCAGTGGACGGTGCAAGAATTGCCGCTGCGCAAAGCGAGGAGTTGAATGTAAGAACTGCAATCCCAGAAACCACGGCCGGTGCATGAATGGGAAGTCGTCACCTTTATCTCACGATTCAAAGAATGCATCAAAGTCGTCAGTGTCTCGTTCTGGCTCTTGTGATAGTCTGTCCTCAAACAAGATACCTATGGATCAACCTGTCACCACCACTCTGGTATGTGACACACGTGAATCTCTAGAAGTTTCTAGAAGATCTCAGACACCTATGTCTTACTCTGAGGCACTTCAAAAGGATTTGACACAATGTTCATCACAAAAACGTCAGTCTCAGTCTCTTTGTTCGGATAAGCAGATGTCCACAGCTTCTACGCCGCTTCAGCAGACAAATCCGAGTAACGCTTTTCCTACTAGTTATGGAACGGCTCTGGATTACTCAGGTCACTCGCCCAGCAGGAGTGTACTTGTTGCGGAGACAGTGGAATCAATGAGGAATGCATCTCTAAGAGCACGCAGAATTGTCAGCATGAACGACAGGGAGCTAGGTAGCTCAAAGAGCCCGGTTCAAGTAGAGGAAGCTCCTCCAGTCATTTCAGCAGAGACTGGAACTGCATATCAGTCTGTCACACAACAAGAAGTCGTTCTTCATGAAGCTTCTCAAGATCAATCTAGTGATGCCATTGACCTGCCAGCTATCCCTCAGTACAGAGTGTTACTGCCTCCTAATTTCAACTGGGGTGATGTACCTGGAGCAGATATAAAAGATCAGATAGACCAAGCATATCGTGAAGTCGTTCATTGGAAACGGAATTTATTTCAAGTGCCTTACGGATCCTCTGGTGGACACTTCGTTTCTGAACTTACAAGGCTATTTTATGCATTTGCAAATGAATCTGATCTCGAGTCAGTCGCAATAACTGCTGCTATGCTCATGCCTCATCTGTTGCTCCAAAGACCTCACACTAGATCCAGTGTACAACAGAACTCCTCTTGTTTAAGTCGTCGATTGGAAACCTGGAAAAAGGGTGACATAGGAGGTTTGATTGCAGAAGGCAGAACGATCCAGTCTCATCTTTGA